A window of the Enoplosus armatus isolate fEnoArm2 chromosome 5, fEnoArm2.hap1, whole genome shotgun sequence genome harbors these coding sequences:
- the yif1b gene encoding protein YIF1B isoform X1: protein MDYTATQSGFRQQPNMRLRNSSVDGSEGSQLFEDTSGAAAGPQTGYRNQQAGPQAAGFPGQSILSDPMSNLAMAYGSSLASQGREMVDKNLDRFIPISKLKYYFAVDTVYVGKKLGLLVFPYMHENWEVSYQQDTPVAPRFDVNAPDLYIPAMGFITYVLVAGLALGTQNRFSPELLGVQASSAFVWLIMEVLAVLLSLYLVTVNTDLTTIDLLAFSGYKYVGMIIGVVAGLLFGRPAYYLSLLWCCAAIFVFMIRTLRLKLLSEAAAEGRLVRGARNQLRMYLTMSIAAAQPIFMYWLTYHLIR, encoded by the exons ATGGATTATACTGCAACTCAAAGTGGGTTCAGACAGC AGCCTAACATGCGTCTGAGGAATAGCTCGGTGGATGGTTCAGAAGGCAGCCAGCTGTTTGAGGATAccagtggagctgcagctggaccACAGACTGGGTACAG GAACCAGCAGGCCGGGCCTCAAGCAGCAGGATTTCCTGGCCAGTCCATTCTGTCTGACCCCATGTCTAATCTGGCCATGGCGTACGGCAGCTCACTGGCATCCCAGGGAAGGGAAATGGTGGACAAGAAT CTGGACAGGTTCATCCCAATTTCTAAACTGAAATACTACTTTGCCGTGGATACAGTGTACGTGGGGAAGAAGTTGGGCCTTCTAGTTTTCCCTTACATGCACGAG aacTGGGAGGTGAGCTACCAGCAGGACACTCCTGTGGCTCCGCGCTTTGATGTGAACGCTCCTGACCTCTACATTCCTGCCATGGGCTTCATCACATACGTCCTGGTGGCTGGACTGGCCCTTGGCACACAGAACAG GTTTTCTCCAGAGCTGCTGGGAGTTCAGGCCAGCTCAGCGTTTGTGTGGCTGATCATGGAAGTCCTGGCAGTCCTGCTGTCGCTCTACCTTGTGACCGTAAACACCGACCTCACGACCATAGACCTGCTGGCCTTTTCTGGCTACAAATATGTTGG gATGATCATAGGGGTAGTAGCAGGCCTGTTGTTTGGGAGGCCAGCGTACTATCTCTCTCTACTGTGGTGCTGTGCTGCCATCTTTGTCTTTATG ATCCGCACTCTGCGTCTGAAGCTGTTATCTGAGGCGGCGGCGGAGGGGAGGCTGGTGAGAGGAGCCAGAAACCAGCTGAGGATGTACCTCACCATGTCTATAGCAGCAGCACAGCCCATCTTCATGTACTGGCTCACCTACCACCTCATCAGATAA
- the yif1b gene encoding protein YIF1B isoform X3, with the protein MDYTATQSGFRQRKLQPNMRLRNSSVDGSEGSQLFEDTSGAAAGPQTGYRNQQAGPQAAGFPGQSILSDPMSNLAMAYGSSLASQGREMVDKNLDRFIPISKLKYYFAVDTVYVGKKLGLLVFPYMHENWEVSYQQDTPVAPRFDVNAPDLYIPAMGFITYVLVAGLALGTQNRFSPELLGVQASSAFVWLIMEVLAVLLSLYLVTVNTDLTTIDLLAFSGYKYVGMIIGVVAGLLFGRPAYYLSLLWCCAAIFVFMIRTLRLKLLSEAAAEGRLVRGARNQLRMYLTMSIAAAQPIFMYWLTYHLIR; encoded by the exons ATGGATTATACTGCAACTCAAAGTGGGTTCAGACAGCGTAAGTTAC AGCCTAACATGCGTCTGAGGAATAGCTCGGTGGATGGTTCAGAAGGCAGCCAGCTGTTTGAGGATAccagtggagctgcagctggaccACAGACTGGGTACAG GAACCAGCAGGCCGGGCCTCAAGCAGCAGGATTTCCTGGCCAGTCCATTCTGTCTGACCCCATGTCTAATCTGGCCATGGCGTACGGCAGCTCACTGGCATCCCAGGGAAGGGAAATGGTGGACAAGAAT CTGGACAGGTTCATCCCAATTTCTAAACTGAAATACTACTTTGCCGTGGATACAGTGTACGTGGGGAAGAAGTTGGGCCTTCTAGTTTTCCCTTACATGCACGAG aacTGGGAGGTGAGCTACCAGCAGGACACTCCTGTGGCTCCGCGCTTTGATGTGAACGCTCCTGACCTCTACATTCCTGCCATGGGCTTCATCACATACGTCCTGGTGGCTGGACTGGCCCTTGGCACACAGAACAG GTTTTCTCCAGAGCTGCTGGGAGTTCAGGCCAGCTCAGCGTTTGTGTGGCTGATCATGGAAGTCCTGGCAGTCCTGCTGTCGCTCTACCTTGTGACCGTAAACACCGACCTCACGACCATAGACCTGCTGGCCTTTTCTGGCTACAAATATGTTGG gATGATCATAGGGGTAGTAGCAGGCCTGTTGTTTGGGAGGCCAGCGTACTATCTCTCTCTACTGTGGTGCTGTGCTGCCATCTTTGTCTTTATG ATCCGCACTCTGCGTCTGAAGCTGTTATCTGAGGCGGCGGCGGAGGGGAGGCTGGTGAGAGGAGCCAGAAACCAGCTGAGGATGTACCTCACCATGTCTATAGCAGCAGCACAGCCCATCTTCATGTACTGGCTCACCTACCACCTCATCAGATAA
- the yif1b gene encoding protein YIF1B isoform X2, with amino-acid sequence MDYTATQSGFRQQPNMRLRNSSVDGSEGSQLFEDTSGAAAGPQTGNQQAGPQAAGFPGQSILSDPMSNLAMAYGSSLASQGREMVDKNLDRFIPISKLKYYFAVDTVYVGKKLGLLVFPYMHENWEVSYQQDTPVAPRFDVNAPDLYIPAMGFITYVLVAGLALGTQNRFSPELLGVQASSAFVWLIMEVLAVLLSLYLVTVNTDLTTIDLLAFSGYKYVGMIIGVVAGLLFGRPAYYLSLLWCCAAIFVFMIRTLRLKLLSEAAAEGRLVRGARNQLRMYLTMSIAAAQPIFMYWLTYHLIR; translated from the exons ATGGATTATACTGCAACTCAAAGTGGGTTCAGACAGC AGCCTAACATGCGTCTGAGGAATAGCTCGGTGGATGGTTCAGAAGGCAGCCAGCTGTTTGAGGATAccagtggagctgcagctggaccACAGACTGG GAACCAGCAGGCCGGGCCTCAAGCAGCAGGATTTCCTGGCCAGTCCATTCTGTCTGACCCCATGTCTAATCTGGCCATGGCGTACGGCAGCTCACTGGCATCCCAGGGAAGGGAAATGGTGGACAAGAAT CTGGACAGGTTCATCCCAATTTCTAAACTGAAATACTACTTTGCCGTGGATACAGTGTACGTGGGGAAGAAGTTGGGCCTTCTAGTTTTCCCTTACATGCACGAG aacTGGGAGGTGAGCTACCAGCAGGACACTCCTGTGGCTCCGCGCTTTGATGTGAACGCTCCTGACCTCTACATTCCTGCCATGGGCTTCATCACATACGTCCTGGTGGCTGGACTGGCCCTTGGCACACAGAACAG GTTTTCTCCAGAGCTGCTGGGAGTTCAGGCCAGCTCAGCGTTTGTGTGGCTGATCATGGAAGTCCTGGCAGTCCTGCTGTCGCTCTACCTTGTGACCGTAAACACCGACCTCACGACCATAGACCTGCTGGCCTTTTCTGGCTACAAATATGTTGG gATGATCATAGGGGTAGTAGCAGGCCTGTTGTTTGGGAGGCCAGCGTACTATCTCTCTCTACTGTGGTGCTGTGCTGCCATCTTTGTCTTTATG ATCCGCACTCTGCGTCTGAAGCTGTTATCTGAGGCGGCGGCGGAGGGGAGGCTGGTGAGAGGAGCCAGAAACCAGCTGAGGATGTACCTCACCATGTCTATAGCAGCAGCACAGCCCATCTTCATGTACTGGCTCACCTACCACCTCATCAGATAA